In the genome of Dermacentor andersoni chromosome 3, qqDerAnde1_hic_scaffold, whole genome shotgun sequence, one region contains:
- the cpb gene encoding F-actin-capping protein subunit beta, protein MTTADQQLDSALDLMRRLPPQKIEKNLSDLIDLVPGLCEELLSSVDQPLKIATDKKCGKDYLLCDYNRDGDSYRSPWSNNYEPPLEDGALPSERLRKLEVDANNAFDQYREMYFEGGVSSVYLWDLDHGFAGVVLIKKGGDGSKKIMGSWDSIHVVEVQEKSSGRNAHYKLTSTAMLWLQTKKPGSGTMNLGGSLTRQMEQDSPVSEAVPHIANIGKMVEDMENKIRTTLNEIYFGKTKDIVNGLRSLQPLQDRKQQDALRNDLAQALRNRQAKQDS, encoded by the exons ATGACG ACGGCAGATCAACAGCTAGATTCCGCCCTCGACCTCATGAGGAGGTTGCCGCCTCAGAAGATAGAGAAAAACCTGAGCGACTTAATAGACCTG GTGCCTGGACTTTGTGAAGAACTCCTGTCCTCTGTCGACCAACCACTGAAGATAGCCACTGACAAAAAGTGTGGCAAAGACTACCTGCTCTGCGACTACAACAGGGATGGGGACTCCTACAG GTCCCCATGGAGCAACAACTATGAACCCCCTTTGGAGGACGGCGCGTTGCCCTCGGAGCGGCTGCGCAAGCTGGAAGTGGACGCCAACAATGCCTTTGACCAGTACCGAGAGATGTACTTCGAGGGCGGCGTCTCCTCCGTCTACCTCTGGGACCTGGACCACGGCTTTGCGGGCGTGGTGCTTATCAAAAAGGGTGGCGACGGCTCCAAGAAGATTATGGGCAGTTGGGACTCCATCCATGTCGTCGAAGTGCAG GAAAAGTCAAGTGGCCGAAATGCACACTACAAGCTGACGTCGACGGCCATGCTTTGGCTGCAGACGAAAAAacctggttcgggaaccatgaaTCTTGGGGGAAGTCTCACAAGACAG ATGGAGCAAGACAGTCCTGTTAGCGAAGCAGTTCCTCACATTGCCAACATCGGAAAGATGGTTGAG GACATGGAGAACAAGATCAGGACGACGCTGAATGAGATCTACTTCGGCAAGACGAAGGACATTGTCAACGGGCTGCGCTCCTTGCAGCCGCTGCAGGACCGGAAGCAGCAGGACGCACTCAGAAATGACCTCGCCCAGGCACTACGGAACCGTCAGGCCAAGCAGGACAGCTAA